The sequence AGAAGATCGACCTGCGCTTGGGCCAAGGTCGTGGTTTCACCGAGTTCAGAACCAGATGCGATAAAAAACTCGATCCTTGTCCATGAGCATGTGCTTGAACCCAGCAAGCACATGCAGGACGATCAGGCCTATTAGGATAAAGGCCAAGATTGAATGCACGGCAAAAAACTGTTCCGCAATATCATGACTGGGAGCCGTCCATGAGGGGAGTTTTATTCCAAAGAGGGCGACACCTCGCTTGGTATAAGACGCCCCTATCAATCCGATAGCGGGCATTGCCAGCATGCAGCCATAAAGCAACCACTGCGTAAAGCTCGCCACTTTCCTCTGCCACACTGGAACTGTGTCCGGTAGCGGCTCAGGCTTGTGTGAGAGTCGCCAAATGAGGCGAAATAGAACCAGTATCAGGAGCAACAGACCAAAGGATTTGTGTTGATCAAAATACCAGCCGCTACCGGGATCATCTTCGATTGACATCATGTACCAGCCTACGCATAGCAGTCCGATGATCAGAAATGCAGAAATCCAATGTAACCAAATCGCTGGTTGTCGATATTTCCAGCCGTGATCGGATACTGGGCCATAGTTAGTGTGTTTCTCCATGTCGTTTCCTTGGTTGACTTTATTACTTACAAATATCTATGTCGCTCAGGCTGTCACCGCCGTATTGGCCGCTGGCCTCCATTTCGATTGCCCGAACTTAACCAACTCGAACCATGCGATGCTCAACGCAGCAACAAGCAAACATTTGAACAGCAGCACAGGACCAGGAAGCGAAAATGCGAACAGATCTCGTATCACGCCCAGACTCAGCACCAAAAACAACAGAAGTACAGTGCATAGGCTGATCCAGGAAAACGGACTATTCAGAGTTTCCTTCCGTATCCAGGACGGCAGCGACCAGCTGCGATTTGTATATATGAGCCCCAGGTTTGACATCACGAGTGTGAAGAATGTCGTAGTGCGTGCGATGTCGTCGGATTTACCGGACCATTTGACCTGCAGATAAAAACAGACCAACATGGCCAATAAGCCACCGCCCTGCAGTAGACCGCGTATCAATATCTCGCGGTCAAACAAATGCATATCAGGTTTGCGTGGTTTGCGCTTCATGGCGTCCGCTTCTAATGGTTCCGCCTCGAACACGACTGAGCAGGCTGGGTCTATCACTAGTTGCAAAAAGAGGATGTGCACCGGCATCAACAGCATGGGCCAGCCAAACAGCACCGGCAGTATCGATAAGCCAACGATGGGGACGTGCACTGCGACGATAAATACGATTGCCTTGCGCAGATTGGCAAACAGGCGGCGGCCGTGCTTGACAGCTGATAATAGCGAAGAGAAGTCGTCCTTGAGCAGAACCAAGGCAGCGGCTTCCCGCGCGACGTCGGTGCCTCGCGCGCCCATTGCGACGCCAATGCTAGCCGCCTTCAGCGCGGGCGCGTCATTGACGCCGTCGCCGGTCATCGCAACAATATCGCCACGGCTACGAAAGGCTTGCACAAGGCGTAGCTTCTGCTCAGGCGCAATCCGACAAAAGACATCTGTGTCTTGAAGACGATTCAGCAGCGCCGTATCGTCCAGTGACGCTAGGTCAATACCGGATAATATGCCCACCGGTGGTTTGCCGATCCCCGCCTGCTCCGCGATTGCCAACGCCGTTGCTGGATGATCACCTGTGATCATCACAACGCGTATACCTGCCGCTTGGCATTGCGCCACAGCCTCTGGAACCTCCGGCCGAACCGGGTCTTGCAGTGCGACGAGGCCCAAGAACACAAATTCAAAGACATGCTGGTTGTCAGGCAGAGGCATTGCTGGAAAGGTTGCGCGGGCGACGCCGATCACGCGTAATCCCTTATTCGCCATCGCTGTCACTTGTGCGAATATCGTGGCAGCCCGGCCCGGTTCAATGTGGCAAAGATCTACAATAGCCTCAGGCGCACCCTTGGCCGCAACCAGATATTCAGACCGGTCCGTTGATTGCCAAACCCGAGACATGGCCAGCATTTTCCGCGAGAGCGGATAGTCATCAATCAAAACCCAATCGGAATGTAGATGTTCAGTGCTGGCAAGCAGATGGACGCCTGCCTTCCCTATAGCCGACTCCATCGGATCGAACGCTTGTCGATGACTTGCCAGTACCGCATATTCGAGCAAACTGTGCAGTTCGTCTTGTAAAGCGGGAGCGGCCGGGGCTTTGCCGTCGTAGAAAGACTTCTCCGACCAAAGCTGGACAACTTCCATGCAATTGGCGGTGAGGGTGCCGGTCTTGTCAACACACAGCACGGTGGTTGCCCCGAGCAATTCAATAGCGGGTATGCTGCGCGCCAGAATTTTTTCTCGTCCCAGGCGCCATGCGCCCAGCGCTAAGAACAACGTTAGAATAACAGGCAACTCTTCAGGCAAGATAGCCATAGCCAGCGTGATTCCGGCAAGTAACCCATGCAACCAATCTCCGCGCAGCCACCAATAGATCAGACCAAGGCCAGCAGCGAGGCCCAATCCCCCTATGGCTACCGTCTTGACCACACCCCGCGTCTCCAGTTGAATCGGCGTCAGCTCTCCACCTAAAGCAGCAAGCGAGGCACCAATGCGACCCAGCGCGCTGTTCGGCCCTGTGGCGATCACTAAGCCGCTCGCTGTTCCTTGCGTAATAAGAGTCCCTGAATATACCTGGTTGTCTTTTTCAACAGTAATATCGGCTTTGCCATGCTTCATTACCGGAACAGACTCTCCAGTGAGCATGGATTCATCCACGGTCAAATTCGATGCGTTGAGCAGGTCAATATCGGCGGGTACGCGATCGCCCTCGGCGAGCAGAACCAGATCGCCAACCACCAGTTCCCTACCGGGGACGCGCTTCTGCTGACCGTCCCGGATAATCAATGCACGTGGGCACGATAGGTCACGCAAAGCGTTCAGTGAGCGCTCCGTGCGTCGTTGCTGAAAAAAAGTGATGCCGATGACGATGCAAACAAAACCAAGGAGCATGAGCGCTTCGTTCCGGTCGCCGAGTACCAGATAGATGGCGCCGCACGCTACGAGCAGCAGGAACATCGGCTCTGAAATCACATCCAGCAGCAAACGCCCTGCACTCAAAGGACGAGAAGTGGAAAGCTCATTGGGACCATTTGTACGCAGTTTTTCTGTAGCTTCGGCTGCTGTCAGACCCTCACTCTTTTCTGGCGTCGACATGGTATCCATCCTATCCAAGCGCGGTTTGTCGCACTAGATTTTCATGGTCCAAGTCCGGCCGCTTCCACGGATCAACGTGCGTCATTAGATTGAGTACACGGTGGCGCTCCAGCACGCGGCGCCTGGCATCGACGGCAATATCGTGGCCGGCTTCCACCGTCAGCGTCGCCTCGACTTCCAGATGCGCGTCAGCGATGATCATGTCGCCCATCTTCCGGGTGCGCAAATCATGCACGCCACTGACTCCAGGCGTCTCCAGTAATGTTGCTCGAATTGCGCTAATCTCCATCTCGTCAATCGCGCGATCCATCAAGTCGTGAAGGGCATCCCAAGCAAATCCCCAGCCCATCCTCAGTATCATGATGCCAACGATTAGCGCCGCAATGGGGTCAAGTATTGGAAATCCTGCCAAGTTGCCGATGATGCCGACGCCGACGACAAACGAAGACGCAGCATCTGAACGCGCGTGCCATGCATTGGCAATGAGCATGCTTGATTTGATGCGCTTGGCGATCCCAAGCATGTAACGAAAAAGCAGCTCTTTGGCGCAAAGCGCAATCACCGCCATCCACAACGCAATACTTTGTACCTTCGCAATGGTCTCCGGTGCCTCAAGTTTCAGAACTGCGGTCCAGACCATGCCAATACCAACCACAAGCAGCAATAACCCCAGGACCAACGACGCCGCATTTTCGAATCGTTGATGTCCATATGGATGATCGTCATCCGCGTCCTTCTTGCTGTGGTGACTGGCAAAAAGTACTACGAAATCAGCAACTAGATCGGATAAGGAGTGTATGCCGTCTGCCACCAAGCCCTGTGATTTAGCCAACAGACCGATACCGATTTGGGCGACACTCAAGCAAATGTTCACGCTTACGCTGACCCAGGTGCTGCGCGATGCGGCGGCGGCTCGTTCAACTGACGAATGTGAGGAAATTTCGTTCTCGTCTTGGAATTCAAGTGGATTCATATGGGCAGGCAAAGGGGGAGCGCATTAGCTAGCGAATATCACTATCTTAAGTGACAACGTGATACTAAGCGAGCGTGGGTGCTCCGAATCATAGTCGCAATGATTCGCGTTTCCGGGAACCAAGCGATTGAGAACATGCGGTAGCTTCTCCTTACTCCATATAGCGTATCGCGGAACCAGCATGCAATTGCAAGTCAAGTTTTTTTGAAGATTGCCGTTAAAGGAGAAGCAGTTCTTGAAAGCTAATTCTCATCGGAGAGCAAAATGACCTCAGCAATTGGTAGTTCGACAAAGGCAGCCTACACCCCCCCCGGTCCAGGCTAGTGCGCAACCGGCGATAGTTCGCGGCAAGGACAGTGACGGTGACAACGATGGAAGTAAAGTTGCTGAAATTGAAAAGCCAAAAGCTTCGTCAGGTCCCGTTGGAACAATAATTGATACGACCGCCTGAGTGATTTGGGCGATCGCTTTGAACGAGGATCCGGAGCTCACAATTCCATTTTTTGGACGGTTACGGGTGTACTGAGTTCTGTCTAATCGGGTTTTCGTTTAAGACTGCGGCACCCGGAGGTTCCGACATAATGCACATCCTTTTTTGCGAGCCTACAGTTTATTTTTCAGCAAAACATCGTCCATGCAAGGGTACAGCACCGAGAGAGCTTATTCGCACTATTTTGAAATTGCGTGGTAGTCGTGCGGGAACCATTGACGGCCATTATCACTATGCGCCTCAATCGATCGCCCACATAGCATGCGCGTCAAGCTGCACCCTTGCGCTGGCGGCGACGGCCGCGATCCGTGCCAACTGGGAAGCCAATGATGCCTCAAGAGCCAAGCGGCGGCTAAGCAAG comes from Janthinobacterium sp. J1-1 and encodes:
- a CDS encoding cytochrome b → MEKHTNYGPVSDHGWKYRQPAIWLHWISAFLIIGLLCVGWYMMSIEDDPGSGWYFDQHKSFGLLLLILVLFRLIWRLSHKPEPLPDTVPVWQRKVASFTQWLLYGCMLAMPAIGLIGASYTKRGVALFGIKLPSWTAPSHDIAEQFFAVHSILAFILIGLIVLHVLAGFKHMLMDKDRVFYRIWF
- a CDS encoding cation-translocating P-type ATPase, producing MDTMSTPEKSEGLTAAEATEKLRTNGPNELSTSRPLSAGRLLLDVISEPMFLLLVACGAIYLVLGDRNEALMLLGFVCIVIGITFFQQRRTERSLNALRDLSCPRALIIRDGQQKRVPGRELVVGDLVLLAEGDRVPADIDLLNASNLTVDESMLTGESVPVMKHGKADITVEKDNQVYSGTLITQGTASGLVIATGPNSALGRIGASLAALGGELTPIQLETRGVVKTVAIGGLGLAAGLGLIYWWLRGDWLHGLLAGITLAMAILPEELPVILTLFLALGAWRLGREKILARSIPAIELLGATTVLCVDKTGTLTANCMEVVQLWSEKSFYDGKAPAAPALQDELHSLLEYAVLASHRQAFDPMESAIGKAGVHLLASTEHLHSDWVLIDDYPLSRKMLAMSRVWQSTDRSEYLVAAKGAPEAIVDLCHIEPGRAATIFAQVTAMANKGLRVIGVARATFPAMPLPDNQHVFEFVFLGLVALQDPVRPEVPEAVAQCQAAGIRVVMITGDHPATALAIAEQAGIGKPPVGILSGIDLASLDDTALLNRLQDTDVFCRIAPEQKLRLVQAFRSRGDIVAMTGDGVNDAPALKAASIGVAMGARGTDVAREAAALVLLKDDFSSLLSAVKHGRRLFANLRKAIVFIVAVHVPIVGLSILPVLFGWPMLLMPVHILFLQLVIDPACSVVFEAEPLEADAMKRKPRKPDMHLFDREILIRGLLQGGGLLAMLVCFYLQVKWSGKSDDIARTTTFFTLVMSNLGLIYTNRSWSLPSWIRKETLNSPFSWISLCTVLLLFLVLSLGVIRDLFAFSLPGPVLLFKCLLVAALSIAWFELVKFGQSKWRPAANTAVTA
- a CDS encoding cation diffusion facilitator family transporter produces the protein MNPLEFQDENEISSHSSVERAAAASRSTWVSVSVNICLSVAQIGIGLLAKSQGLVADGIHSLSDLVADFVVLFASHHSKKDADDDHPYGHQRFENAASLVLGLLLLVVGIGMVWTAVLKLEAPETIAKVQSIALWMAVIALCAKELLFRYMLGIAKRIKSSMLIANAWHARSDAASSFVVGVGIIGNLAGFPILDPIAALIVGIMILRMGWGFAWDALHDLMDRAIDEMEISAIRATLLETPGVSGVHDLRTRKMGDMIIADAHLEVEATLTVEAGHDIAVDARRRVLERHRVLNLMTHVDPWKRPDLDHENLVRQTALG